The uncultured Paludibaculum sp. sequence AACTGAAAGAGTTCTTCCCGGCAACCGGCGCAGCCAAACTCGTCAAATCCCACGTGGTGAAGGAGATCCGCGCCACGTTCTCGGCGAAGCCCGGCCTGGAGCAACTCCGCCCGGAGGCCCGCACGAACGTGCCCAACCTGGTGCTGGCCGGTGATTGGACCCGCTCCGGTTGGCCGGCCACCATGGAAGGCGCGGTGCGCAGCGGGTACAAAGCAGCCGATGTTGTTTACCCGGCTGGAAGATACCTTCTGCCCGACATCGCTTAGAATTAGAGTATGCGATCACGTTTTTTCGCCCTGATGGCCCTGCTGGTGTTCGCCTTCCCCGTGCTGGCGGATCCGCCCATGACCACTCTAAGAGTGGAAGTGAGGACTTACACGGACAAGCCCATCGACCGCGCCAGTGTGATCGTCAAGTTCTCACCCGGCCGCAACTACGTCAAACTCGGGAAACGAACCCACACCGCCTGGCAGATGAAGACCAACCAGGAAGGAGTGGCGAAGATTCCGCCGCTACCCCAGGGGAACATCCTGATCCAGGTGATCGCCAAGGGCTATCAAACCTTCGGCCAGACGTTCGAAGTGAATGAGGCGGAGAAGACCATCGAGGTGAAGCTCAACGCTCCACAGCCGCAGGTCAGCGCGCATTGAGCACCCTGTTTCGGAAGTCCGGTACGGTATTCGAATTGTAGCTCTCAGCCGTCAGCGTTCAGCCGCCAGCCAGGCAGGCGCGAGCCGACCGCTGAAAGGTTAGCTCCGGTCTGTACGCGGACTCCGGACACCACCCACTAAGGCAACGGTCGAAGCAGAGCTCGGGCCGGCGAGCCGTCCGCGCCCGGAATCAGCAAAGGCAGACACGCCAATTCGTAGCGT is a genomic window containing:
- a CDS encoding carboxypeptidase-like regulatory domain-containing protein, with protein sequence MRSRFFALMALLVFAFPVLADPPMTTLRVEVRTYTDKPIDRASVIVKFSPGRNYVKLGKRTHTAWQMKTNQEGVAKIPPLPQGNILIQVIAKGYQTFGQTFEVNEAEKTIEVKLNAPQPQVSAH